In Lolium perenne isolate Kyuss_39 chromosome 5, Kyuss_2.0, whole genome shotgun sequence, the sequence TAAAACATGGCAAACCCTTGCATCTTCCTTCGTGACACATATGATTTTGACTATCTTCAGATGCTTCGATAGTAATGACTGTTCCCTCAAGTTATAGCTTTTATCTGTTTTGTTCAGATGTTTCTGTGAAGAAAAAAAAAAAGTATGAAGCCAACAGAAGATACATGGCAACTTCAAAGGAAAAAAAGTTCATACTTGAAGAATATATACCTTGTGAGTTCCAAAATCAAGCTGTAGCGTAAGGCTCTCTAGAATTGGTGAGTGCTGAAGAAAGTAAACCAGGCCAGCAAAGTCATCAGCCACACACCATTCACTGAGCAACAATGTTTTTAGCTTGCTAAACATAGGGCCCCATTTCAAATTATTTCTGAAAATAGACTGGACAAAGTGAAGAGGATTAAAGAGCAATGGTCTTTATAATAAACAAGAGTACATGATTTAGAAGTTCTCTGCAGGTTTACATTCTTCATAAGTATATAATGTTTTCTCAGAAACAACTGTATGTTAGAGGGTTAAAGATCAAAAGGTTTTAACTTTTCCCGGTAATCAAGTTTAAGcagatacaaaaaaaaaatgcatCCAATGCTGGACTCAGCAAGTATCTAATCTAATGGCTCACAGTTTAATCTCTGTCATACACATTTAAATAGCATAAATGATTAAAAGTATCAAGTAAAGGAATGCATAATGTACAATCATTCTCACAATTGAACTGTAGGGGGTGCTTTCATAGAAACATTAAGATTGTTTGATATGCATGTATAGACAAATAATTGGATACAAAACATGTATGGATTTAGCTGATGGCAAGCAACAATAGGAGTTGGAAAAGGTGGAAGCATACCATAGCACGACCAGATATTGTCACCTCCAAATTTGTAGCGCCTGACAAACTTTTGAGAACCAGCGAGGAGTTGTTGTTAGCGGTTTGACCACCGCATCCCCCACATGATAGATTACCACAGTTACAACAGTCCATGCACGCTCCCCTAAGTGAGATAGATGCAGTTACTAGTGACGGCATGGTATGAAGCACAGGAGTCAAACCGCTAGCTGCAGCTAGTCGGCAGGTGATGAGATTTGGGGCAATAATGTGTATGCGGGTATCAAAGTCAAAACTGAAGCCCCGGATGTTCAGATTTTTTAATGACCGGGACGAGATATTCGCGAAGATGTGACAATTAATTATCTCCAACTCTTCTAGCGCCTCACAGCTTGAAAAATCGAGGGAGCATCCCTCGAGCTCTATGTCGCAGAGCTCTAACCTCTTCAGGTGTGGGGAGATGAGAGTCATGTTGGTTGCCCGGCAGGGAAAACGTACTCGAAGAACTCGAACCTGACACGATACAGCATACTGGATCCACGGTTCCATGCGTCGGAATGCCTCATCGGCCCGATGAAAGTCGTAGTTTGCATCGTCGTCAACATCAGAACTGAAGTCGCATACATTGAGAGGCGTTGGGCTGCGGAGGCGAATCAGCTCGTCCACAAACGTGCTTGCACCATGAGCACAGCCATAGCTCTCAGGGTCATAGACACGCAGGGCGGGCACGGACTTCCAGAGCGTGCGCCAGCGCTTGGCGAGGACGCAGGTCCTCACCGCGTCGCGCGATGGCAGCAACgacatcaaatacctcagcaggtCGCCTGGGAGGGCGCCGATGCGGTCCTCGCCGCCGTCCACCGCCGTTCCCATGTTTTCTCCATCGTTAAGCCTCTCAGACATTCCGTCGAACAGGTGACCTGCGGCCGCCCAAGCTGTAGAGTTGTTTTGTTGAGTTGAAGTTAGCGATAGcaacgacatggagaagataaacaAGAAAATCACCGGAAAACCTCACCTCAGACCGGCGCAACAAGGCCTGCGTGCTCCACCTCGATGTTTTGCAGCGCAAGAAGGGAGCCCTCCCTCCGGCCGGTCTGGCTTCTCAGTTGGTGGGAGAGGGAAACAGAGAATGGGGAAGGAGTTTTATCACCACAGCCACCGTTTCACCTCCCTATGAACTGCTGTCCACCTAGCATTTAGAGAAAATTGCACATACCAGCAATTCTTGGAGCAAACGTTGCACAGACCAGTCACTTAAATTCTCTTTTGCATAGACCAGCGATTCTACGAGCAATTCATTGCAACGAGCTATGATGGTCAGATTAAACGTTTTAACAGCAAGGAGGCCCACCTTACGAGGTGACCTGACTGCCACTGTGGTTTGGAGGCCCTGTTGCGTGTCTAAAAGAAAAAGGGATCAGTCGGAGCATGGCTGCACGGGATGGATGGGAAAATATGAAGTCATACTAGCCAACTAAATGATACGTAGTACCATGATATCATTTGtcaaaatttaaattttaaatttttaaaaaagTTGAAAAATATGTGAATGTTCACAACAAGTATATAATCCCTAATATTTTCAGAACGAAAATCAAAACACACATTGAGAACCCAAAaagacaaattcatctgagtagtGTCATTTCTGGTTTTGTCTTTTTAGACACTAATTATGTTGGATTTGTCATTTTTTTCCTATTTGTAGGGACACTATTTTCCCAAAAAGACACTATTTTTCCAAAAAGACAAATTAACATCTGAGTAGGGACAGGCCCGCTACCACGCCCACAtggaggcggcggaggcggcggcggcgactccTCTCTagccgaggccctcgaacgccgcaggcggcaggacgagCTGTCCGATCGTCGGCGTGCGCGGCGCAAGGAGTGTGTCAAGCGCTCGCACTTCAACGACGGCACCGGCCTCTCCAGTGTCCAGTAGTAGACTGCGCACTGCGAGTAACCCGGCCTCGTAGTagacggcgagtaggtacggccgttgtagtgGTAGGTTAACtggactaaccatctctgtaaagatggtccttttaatcaatcaatagtaatgaaggAATATTTTGCTTACCTAGTCACTGCCTACTGCCTAGCGTGTCCGGATGCAACCAACACGTTCACTTTGCGCGATCGCACAGCATCCGTGGAGATGCAAACGTGCCGCATATTTGGGCCACGTTACGCCACTGCGGACGGCCTGATCACTATGTATCACCCGCTGGAGCAAGGTCACGCGCATTTTTCGTCCGCGCAGATGCAAATCGTTAATCAGCGTTCGTTTGCATCGCTCCGTTGGACCCCTTAAATCATTGTTATAAGTAGATGTGAGAAATATGGAGCAAAGCAGCTGTCTCCCAAATGGCTGGCACACGCCCAGCACATGCCCAAGCCACGGTGGCTGCTAGGTATGCTGTTAGACATTCTAATCTGATCATTACAGTTCCATGCAAATAATTACTTATAGAGTTGCTGGTTTGTGCAAAAACGAATTTGAGTGACTGATTCACGCAACATTGGCTCCAAGAGTTACTGGTCTGTGCAATTTCCTTTAGCATTTAACTCCTTTGCCTCGAGCAGCGAGAAAGTGTGACAAAGGACGACGAGACGACTGGAATAGTGTGACAGTACTCTAACACGTTATCAGCACCTAGTCTCTGCCTAAGAGCATTTGGCCCCGACATTTCGTTGTCCGATGGAGGTCATCAATGGCCATGCATTCACGTGAGAGGACAGGGAAATTGATCAAGAAGCATGCAGACATGCCGAAGAAAAATCGAAGGCAATCGGCGAGCAATCGGCTAAAAACAACGAAGTTTTGTCGATTAGAACATTGGGGAATTAAATTTGGACATCAGCAGAGCAAGTCATCCCATTGACATGCTTGCTTGCGCTGTTTGTTCGTTGTTTCTTTGATTAAACAAATATACTAATCCATGCTGTCCTTATTTCAACATGTGCAGGTTTCGCTTCGACAAGGACGCACAAAGTTGT encodes:
- the LOC127304465 gene encoding F-box/FBD/LRR-repeat protein At5g22700-like; translated protein: MSERLNDGENMGTAVDGGEDRIGALPGDLLRYLMSLLPSRDAVRTCVLAKRWRTLWKSVPALRVYDPESYGCAHGASTFVDELIRLRSPTPLNVCDFSSDVDDDANYDFHRADEAFRRMEPWIQYAVSCQVRVLRVRFPCRATNMTLISPHLKRLELCDIELEGCSLDFSSCEALEELEIINCHIFANISSRSLKNLNIRGFSFDFDTRIHIIAPNLITCRLAAASGLTPVLHTMPSLVTASISLRGACMDCCNCGNLSCGGCGGQTANNNSSLVLKSLSGATNLEVTISGRAMSIFRNNLKWGPMFSKLKTLLLSEWCVADDFAGLVYFLQHSPILESLTLQLDFGTHKKHLNKTDKSYNLREQSLLSKHLKIVKIICVTKEDARVCHVLEILHTHGVPSEQIDIQ